The following are from one region of the Streptomyces changanensis genome:
- a CDS encoding DUF6777 domain-containing protein — translation MASLAGVVVAAVALAVVLSRPDEAEAAVNAESVSYRPPDSWTPSTATSANRGVERLPTQQRHQYAGSAPELYGGSGDRAACDVERQIAYLESDPAKTRAFASVLGVAPESLPGHLRGLTSVQLRLDTLVTNHGYRDGRARPYQAVLQAGTAVLIDEYGVPRVRCACGNPLDRPRVRRPDEIRGKTWPGFRKEEIVVVVPAPTPVPTFTIVDVGNGKRTERPHAGRTSPSASPERPSSPSSPSSPASPASPPVSPRTPEPPAPPPSEPPVSPDPPSPDTPPDERRVPESPGETSPPVAPPPEPPSSPGSPSDRTDTDTSTDTDTSTETGTSADTAPDSEPATGAGAAAVELPRGTR, via the coding sequence GTGGCCTCCCTGGCGGGCGTGGTCGTCGCCGCGGTGGCGCTGGCGGTCGTGCTGTCGCGTCCCGACGAGGCCGAGGCCGCCGTCAACGCCGAGAGCGTCTCCTACCGGCCTCCCGACAGCTGGACGCCCAGCACCGCGACCTCGGCCAACCGCGGCGTCGAGCGGCTGCCGACGCAGCAGCGCCACCAGTACGCGGGATCGGCCCCCGAGCTGTACGGCGGCAGCGGCGACCGCGCGGCCTGCGACGTGGAGCGGCAGATCGCGTACCTGGAGTCCGACCCGGCCAAGACGCGCGCCTTCGCCTCGGTGCTCGGTGTGGCCCCGGAGTCCCTCCCCGGGCACCTGCGCGGACTGACGTCGGTCCAGCTGCGGTTGGACACCCTGGTCACCAACCACGGTTACCGGGACGGCCGGGCGCGGCCCTACCAGGCGGTCCTCCAGGCCGGGACGGCCGTCCTCATCGACGAGTACGGCGTACCGCGGGTGCGCTGCGCCTGCGGCAACCCGCTGGACCGGCCCCGCGTCCGACGGCCCGACGAGATCCGGGGGAAGACCTGGCCGGGCTTCCGGAAGGAGGAGATCGTGGTCGTCGTGCCGGCGCCGACGCCGGTGCCCACCTTCACCATCGTCGACGTGGGGAACGGCAAGCGCACCGAACGCCCCCACGCGGGCCGGACCAGCCCGTCGGCGAGCCCGGAGCGGCCCTCGTCGCCCTCGTCGCCCTCCTCACCCGCGTCGCCCGCGTCGCCCCCGGTGTCGCCGCGGACGCCGGAGCCCCCCGCGCCCCCGCCGTCGGAACCGCCGGTCTCCCCCGACCCGCCGTCCCCCGACACACCGCCGGACGAGCGGAGGGTGCCGGAGAGCCCGGGCGAGACCTCGCCCCCGGTCGCCCCGCCCCCCGAGCCGCCCTCCAGCCCCGGTTCGCCGTCCGACCGGACCGACACGGACACCAGCACGGACACGGACACGAGCACGGAGACCGGCACGAGTGCGGACACCGCACCCGATTCGGAGCCGGCCACCGGGGCCGGGGCGGCCGCGGTCGAGCTCCCGCGCGGCACCCGCTGA
- a CDS encoding NADP-dependent succinic semialdehyde dehydrogenase: protein MPIATVNPATGETLETFRPLGPDGIEERLAAADRAFRAYRTTGFPERAALLRRAADLLEADVPEIARTVTTEMGKPVTAARAEAAKCVKAMRWYADRAEELLADERPDDADVRDAGATAARVHYRPLGPVLAVMPWNFPLWQVVRFAAPALMAGNTGLLKHASNVPRTALYLEELFRRAGYPEGVFQTLLTGSDAVEGVLRDPRVAAATLTGSEAAGRAVAAVAGDEVKKTVLELGGSDPYLVLPSADIARAAATAVTARAQNNGQSCIAAKRFIVHTDVYDDFVERFTAGMAALEVGDPLEESTEVGPLATERGRADLEELVDDAVGRGAEARCGGRRPRDLERGWYYEPTVLTGVTPAMRVHQEETFGPVAAVYRAEDLDEALRIANDSPFGLSSNVWTRDEAEVAHCVRELEAGGVFVNGMTASHPALPFGGVKRSGYGRELAGHGIKEFCNATTVWQAD, encoded by the coding sequence ATGCCCATCGCGACGGTGAACCCCGCGACCGGTGAGACGCTCGAGACCTTCCGGCCGCTCGGACCCGACGGGATCGAGGAGCGGCTGGCCGCCGCCGACCGCGCGTTCCGCGCCTACCGCACCACCGGCTTCCCCGAACGCGCGGCGCTGCTGCGCCGTGCGGCCGACCTGCTGGAGGCGGACGTGCCGGAGATCGCCCGGACCGTCACCACCGAGATGGGCAAACCGGTGACGGCGGCCCGTGCCGAGGCGGCCAAGTGCGTCAAGGCCATGCGCTGGTACGCCGACCGCGCCGAGGAACTCCTCGCCGACGAGCGGCCCGACGACGCGGACGTGCGCGACGCGGGGGCGACCGCCGCCCGGGTGCACTACCGGCCGCTCGGCCCCGTCCTGGCCGTCATGCCGTGGAACTTCCCGCTGTGGCAGGTCGTGCGGTTCGCCGCGCCCGCCCTGATGGCCGGCAACACCGGGCTGCTGAAGCACGCGTCGAACGTCCCTCGCACGGCCCTGTACCTGGAGGAGCTGTTCCGCAGGGCGGGCTACCCCGAGGGGGTCTTCCAGACGCTGCTCACCGGTTCCGACGCCGTCGAGGGCGTCCTGCGCGACCCGCGCGTCGCCGCGGCCACCCTCACCGGCAGCGAGGCCGCGGGCCGCGCCGTCGCCGCCGTCGCGGGCGACGAGGTGAAGAAGACGGTGCTGGAGCTGGGCGGCAGCGACCCCTACCTCGTCCTGCCCTCGGCCGACATCGCCCGCGCGGCCGCGACGGCCGTCACGGCCCGCGCCCAGAACAACGGCCAGTCGTGCATCGCCGCGAAGCGCTTCATCGTGCACACGGACGTCTACGACGACTTCGTGGAGCGGTTCACCGCCGGGATGGCCGCCCTGGAGGTGGGCGACCCGCTGGAGGAGTCCACCGAGGTCGGCCCGCTCGCCACCGAGCGCGGGCGCGCGGACCTGGAGGAACTGGTCGACGACGCCGTGGGGCGCGGCGCCGAGGCCCGCTGCGGGGGCCGCCGCCCGCGGGACCTGGAGCGGGGCTGGTACTACGAGCCGACGGTCCTCACCGGCGTGACGCCCGCCATGCGCGTCCACCAGGAGGAGACGTTCGGACCGGTCGCCGCCGTCTACCGCGCCGAGGACCTGGACGAGGCGCTGCGCATCGCCAACGACTCGCCGTTCGGGCTGAGCTCCAACGTCTGGACGAGGGACGAGGCCGAGGTGGCGCACTGCGTGCGCGAGCTGGAGGCGGGCGGCGTCTTCGTCAACGGGATGACCGCCTCGCACCCGGCGCTGCCGTTCGGCGGGGTCAAGCGGTCCGGGTACGGCCGTGAGCTGGCGGGCCACGGCATCAAGGAGTTCTGCAACGCCACGACGGTCTGGCAGGCGGACTGA
- a CDS encoding SDR family oxidoreductase, which yields MPHEQTPRPDPTTAHPRPDYPEQQQEHPGRTEEMSPRPDHGEESYRGSGQLKDRVALVTGGDSGIGRAVCLAFAREGADVLFAHLPEEAEDARETARLIEDAGRKAVAVPCDIRDEEACRALVDRAVTEFGRIDVLVNNAAYQMAQQEGIEAIPTEQFDRVMKTNLYGMFWITKAALPHIPAGGCVINSASVQAYKPSPPLLDYAMTKGAIVTFTQGLAQDLAPRGIRVNAVAPGPVWTPLIPATMPDTSEFGKQSPLGRAAQPVEMAPAYVFLASPGASYITGDIVNATGGTPLP from the coding sequence GTGCCGCACGAGCAGACGCCGCGCCCCGACCCCACGACCGCCCACCCGCGTCCCGACTACCCCGAACAGCAGCAGGAGCACCCCGGCCGCACCGAGGAGATGAGCCCGCGCCCCGACCACGGCGAGGAGTCCTACCGCGGCAGCGGCCAGCTCAAGGACCGCGTCGCCCTCGTGACCGGCGGCGACTCCGGCATCGGCCGCGCCGTCTGCCTCGCCTTCGCCCGCGAGGGCGCCGACGTGCTCTTCGCGCACCTCCCGGAGGAGGCCGAGGACGCCCGGGAGACCGCCCGGCTCATCGAGGACGCGGGCCGCAAGGCCGTCGCCGTGCCGTGCGACATCCGCGACGAGGAGGCGTGCCGGGCCCTCGTCGACCGGGCCGTCACCGAGTTCGGCCGCATCGACGTGCTGGTCAACAACGCCGCCTACCAGATGGCGCAGCAGGAGGGGATCGAGGCCATCCCCACCGAGCAGTTCGACCGGGTCATGAAGACGAACCTGTACGGCATGTTCTGGATCACCAAGGCCGCCCTCCCGCACATCCCGGCGGGCGGCTGCGTCATCAACAGCGCTTCCGTCCAGGCGTACAAGCCGAGCCCGCCGCTGCTCGACTACGCCATGACCAAGGGCGCCATCGTCACCTTCACCCAGGGGCTCGCGCAGGACCTCGCCCCGCGCGGCATCCGTGTCAACGCCGTGGCGCCCGGGCCCGTGTGGACGCCGCTGATCCCGGCGACCATGCCGGACACGTCGGAGTTCGGCAAGCAGTCGCCCCTCGGGCGGGCCGCGCAGCCGGTCGAGATGGCACCCGCGTACGTCTTCCTGGCCTCGCCGGGGGCGAGCTACATCACCGGCGACATCGTCAACGCCACCGGCGGCACGCCGCTGCCCTGA
- a CDS encoding serine/threonine-protein kinase: MDPDAGLPAGRASGLVGRQVAEYRIEAEIGRGGMAVVYRATDLRLGRTVALKLLAPELARNDTFRRRFAHESRVAAAIDHPNIVPVFEAGETEGLLYIAMRYVPGQDLRALLDRTGPLPVAAAVRIAVQVASALDAAHAHDLVHRDVKPGNVLVAEGTDSDRPEHVYLTDFGLTKKSLSLTGFTSVGQFVGTLDYVAPEQISGRPVDGRCDVYSLGCVVYETLAGAPPFRRDDDMALLWAHQYDPPPPLSGERPGLAPGVDDVLAKALAKAPDDRYASCLRFVTELRRVALEQRPGGGGDRARSLPGGTPPAGPPPPPPAPPEWALPVFRGGGPPR, translated from the coding sequence ATGGACCCGGACGCGGGGCTGCCCGCCGGGCGGGCCTCGGGGCTCGTGGGCCGGCAGGTCGCCGAGTACCGGATCGAGGCGGAGATCGGCCGCGGCGGCATGGCCGTGGTGTACCGGGCGACGGACCTGCGGCTCGGCCGGACGGTGGCGCTGAAGCTCCTCGCGCCGGAACTGGCGCGCAACGACACGTTCCGCCGGCGGTTCGCGCACGAGTCGCGCGTGGCCGCCGCCATCGACCACCCGAACATCGTGCCGGTCTTCGAGGCGGGCGAGACGGAGGGGCTGCTGTACATCGCGATGCGCTACGTCCCCGGGCAGGACCTGCGGGCGCTGCTGGACCGCACCGGCCCGCTGCCGGTCGCCGCCGCGGTGCGCATCGCGGTGCAGGTGGCCTCGGCGCTGGACGCGGCGCACGCCCACGACCTGGTGCACCGGGACGTCAAGCCGGGCAACGTCCTCGTCGCCGAGGGCACGGACAGCGACCGGCCCGAGCACGTGTACCTCACGGACTTCGGGCTGACGAAGAAGTCCCTGTCGCTGACCGGCTTCACCAGCGTGGGCCAGTTCGTCGGGACCCTCGACTACGTGGCGCCGGAGCAGATCTCCGGGCGGCCGGTCGACGGCCGATGCGACGTGTACAGCCTCGGGTGCGTGGTGTACGAGACGCTGGCGGGCGCCCCGCCGTTCCGCCGGGACGACGACATGGCGCTGCTGTGGGCGCACCAGTACGACCCGCCGCCGCCGCTGAGCGGGGAGCGCCCGGGCCTGGCGCCGGGCGTGGACGACGTGCTCGCCAAGGCACTGGCGAAGGCCCCGGACGACCGGTACGCCTCGTGTCTGAGGTTCGTGACCGAACTGCGGCGGGTGGCGCTGGAGCAGCGGCCGGGCGGCGGGGGCGACCGCGCGCGGAGCCTTCCGGGCGGGACGCCGCCCGCCGGGCCGCCGCCCCCGCCGCCGGCGCCACCGGAGTGGGCGCTGCCGGTGTTCCGCGGCGGCGGCCCACCGCGGTGA
- a CDS encoding streptophobe family protein, with translation MSSQRAAERGTPPDGARPAVRGVGDALVAVLAAVAVMAATAALGLWAAGATALPGGAFPRIVAAVVVMAAGGDVGIAGGAGDLARTDAELTAMPLSVSLVGALTLGAGFVRPLRHRAVVPARELLARVAATAVLWLVALAVLSATARHTFTDLLPADSPADLFGELLDASPTIGFRADTGVTLLYGLLWVLGVLAVTLLVSRRAPLPPRLLRYQEPVRPAASAMLLLLLAYVVAGLVAGLFVAATRGHPADTFAVLLLGLPNVAWLALGLGIGGSWDGRVDGPFGLPMPHVLDQVLRGPRNTTLDVRSLAAHDERAWWLLPVAAVLLLVAGWVTAVRSPTRTRPWRHALHLAVAFALTLLVVLPLTRLDARLGLSLLGIFEVEDIGGHVALHPHLWTTAGLALLWGAVAGLLGGLLATRARHHGEVDGRPDHPSG, from the coding sequence GTGAGCAGCCAGAGAGCCGCCGAGCGCGGCACCCCACCGGACGGCGCGCGCCCGGCGGTGCGCGGGGTGGGGGACGCCCTCGTGGCCGTGCTCGCCGCCGTCGCCGTGATGGCGGCCACCGCCGCCCTCGGCCTGTGGGCCGCGGGCGCGACCGCCCTTCCGGGCGGCGCCTTCCCGCGGATCGTCGCCGCCGTCGTCGTCATGGCGGCGGGCGGTGACGTCGGGATCGCGGGCGGCGCCGGCGACCTCGCCCGCACGGACGCCGAACTGACGGCGATGCCGCTGTCCGTGTCCCTCGTCGGCGCCCTCACCCTGGGAGCGGGCTTCGTCCGGCCGCTGCGGCACCGGGCCGTCGTCCCCGCGCGCGAGCTCCTCGCCCGGGTGGCGGCCACGGCCGTCCTCTGGCTGGTGGCGCTGGCCGTGCTCAGCGCCACGGCCCGGCACACCTTCACCGACCTGCTGCCGGCCGACTCGCCCGCCGACCTCTTCGGGGAGCTCCTCGACGCCTCGCCGACCATCGGCTTCCGCGCCGACACCGGCGTCACGCTCCTCTACGGCCTCCTCTGGGTGCTCGGCGTCCTCGCCGTGACGCTGCTGGTCTCCCGGCGCGCGCCGCTCCCGCCCCGCCTGCTGCGCTACCAGGAGCCGGTGCGTCCGGCGGCGTCCGCGATGCTCCTGCTGCTCCTCGCGTACGTCGTCGCCGGCCTCGTCGCGGGGCTGTTCGTGGCCGCCACGCGCGGTCACCCGGCCGACACCTTCGCCGTACTCCTCCTCGGCCTGCCGAACGTCGCGTGGCTCGCCCTGGGCCTGGGGATCGGCGGGTCCTGGGACGGCCGGGTCGACGGGCCGTTCGGCCTGCCCATGCCCCACGTCCTCGACCAGGTCCTGCGTGGCCCCCGGAACACCACCCTGGACGTGCGGTCGCTCGCCGCGCACGACGAGCGCGCGTGGTGGCTGCTGCCCGTGGCGGCGGTCCTCCTCCTCGTCGCCGGCTGGGTGACGGCGGTGCGCTCGCCGACCCGCACCCGGCCGTGGCGGCACGCGCTGCACCTCGCGGTGGCGTTCGCCCTCACCCTGCTCGTCGTGCTCCCGCTGACCCGGCTCGACGCGCGGCTCGGCCTGTCCCTGCTCGGCATCTTCGAGGTCGAGGACATCGGTGGGCACGTGGCCCTCCACCCGCACCTGTGGACGACTGCCGGCCTGGCACTGCTGTGGGGTGCGGTCGCCGGGCTCCTCGGCGGGCTCCTCGCGACCCGGGCACGACACCACGGCGAGGTCGACGGCCGGCCCGACCACCCCTCCGGGTGA
- a CDS encoding FHA domain-containing protein, which yields MGERPGMPTAPELVVEVGGHLTVLRPDRDYRVGRDPASDIALADVRVSWHHAVFRPEDGRWTVYDEGSTNGTFAGGARVGAAHEVGPGTTLRFGHPADGPLATVSAADAPAAAPGPPSVPPDPDPAPPRPAAPPPVPPPLPAFEGPEPGPVVAEPEPGPAEPGRPKPGHPEPGAARPGSAARPSSVSLPGATGTFRRPTSVRPLPSRAVRIGRSADNDVVVDDLVVSRHHAELRSLPDGTYRIHDLGSHNGTYLNGHPVDDARVTADDIIGIGHRAYCVVGGRLVEYTDTGEVSLDVQELAVTVDGGRTLLDGVSFPVGERTLLGVVGPSGAGKSTLLNALTGLRPADRGTVLYDGRDLYRQYAELRQRIGLVPQDDILHLQLTVRRALGYAAELRFPQDTRPAERRARVDEVMRELGLDQRAGQPVHSLSGGQRKRVSVALELLTKPSLLFLDEPTSGLDPGMDRSVMHMLRGLADDGRTVVVVTHSVLSLDVCDRLLVLAPGGRIAYYGPPGEALDYFGCAQWPEAFEAFENDREQDWAGRFRASAYHERYVEAAMRRPVPDSPGAAAPPPAPPPKPQSWGAQWRTLVRRYAAALSADRTFLAIMVALPFVMGAMARALSEGRLGAESTLNVLLILCVGGVLTGAANAVRELVKERTIYRRERAVGLSRSAYLMSKVTVLGLVTVVQAVVLTLVALVGVPMGVPDGRGVLLPPLVEVAVAVAALSFTAMMLGLFVSALVRKEEVTMPLLVLLAIVQVVFCGALLSVRGTPVLEQLAWLVPSRWAFAAMAATVDLGATVPGERAQDPLFDHTLSAWLLDMGALVALAVVLGFVVVRLLRRHEPVIMRK from the coding sequence ATGGGAGAGCGGCCCGGCATGCCTACCGCACCCGAGCTGGTCGTCGAGGTCGGCGGGCACCTCACGGTGCTGCGTCCCGACCGCGACTACCGCGTCGGGCGCGACCCCGCCAGCGACATCGCGCTGGCGGACGTCCGTGTCTCCTGGCACCACGCCGTCTTCCGACCGGAGGACGGCCGGTGGACGGTGTACGACGAGGGCAGCACCAACGGCACGTTCGCCGGCGGGGCGCGGGTCGGCGCCGCGCACGAGGTCGGGCCCGGCACCACCCTGCGGTTCGGCCACCCGGCGGACGGGCCCCTGGCGACGGTGTCCGCCGCGGACGCGCCCGCGGCGGCGCCGGGGCCGCCCTCCGTGCCGCCCGATCCCGACCCCGCGCCGCCTCGGCCCGCCGCCCCGCCGCCGGTGCCGCCGCCGCTCCCCGCCTTCGAGGGGCCCGAGCCCGGGCCCGTCGTCGCGGAGCCCGAGCCGGGACCGGCCGAACCGGGGCGTCCGAAGCCGGGGCATCCGGAGCCGGGCGCCGCCCGGCCGGGGTCCGCGGCCCGTCCGTCGTCGGTCTCACTGCCGGGCGCCACCGGCACCTTCCGGCGCCCCACCTCCGTACGCCCCCTGCCGTCGCGGGCCGTCCGCATCGGCCGCAGCGCCGACAACGACGTGGTCGTGGACGACCTGGTGGTCTCCCGGCACCACGCGGAACTGCGTTCGCTGCCGGACGGCACGTACCGCATCCACGACCTGGGCAGCCACAACGGCACGTACCTCAACGGCCACCCGGTCGACGACGCCCGCGTGACGGCCGACGACATCATCGGCATCGGCCACCGGGCGTACTGCGTCGTCGGCGGCCGGCTGGTGGAGTACACCGACACCGGCGAGGTCTCCCTCGACGTGCAGGAGCTGGCCGTGACCGTCGACGGCGGCAGGACCCTGCTCGACGGGGTGTCGTTCCCCGTCGGGGAGCGCACCCTCCTCGGCGTGGTCGGCCCCAGCGGCGCGGGGAAGTCGACGCTGCTGAACGCCCTGACCGGGCTGCGCCCCGCCGACCGGGGCACCGTCCTGTACGACGGGCGGGACCTGTACCGGCAGTACGCCGAGCTGCGCCAGCGCATCGGCCTCGTCCCGCAGGACGACATCCTGCACCTCCAGCTGACCGTGCGGCGCGCCCTCGGGTACGCGGCGGAGCTCCGCTTCCCGCAGGACACCCGCCCGGCCGAACGCCGGGCCAGGGTCGACGAGGTGATGCGCGAACTGGGCCTGGACCAGCGGGCCGGGCAACCCGTGCACAGCCTCTCGGGCGGCCAGCGCAAACGGGTGAGCGTCGCCCTGGAGCTGCTCACCAAGCCGTCGCTGCTCTTCCTCGACGAGCCGACGTCCGGCCTGGACCCGGGCATGGACCGGTCGGTGATGCACATGCTGCGCGGGCTCGCCGACGACGGGCGGACCGTCGTCGTCGTCACCCACAGCGTGCTCAGCCTGGACGTCTGCGACCGGCTGCTCGTCCTCGCGCCGGGCGGCCGGATCGCCTACTACGGGCCGCCCGGCGAGGCGCTCGACTACTTCGGCTGCGCACAGTGGCCGGAGGCGTTCGAGGCGTTCGAGAACGACCGGGAGCAGGACTGGGCGGGGAGGTTCCGCGCCTCCGCGTACCACGAGCGGTACGTCGAGGCCGCGATGCGGCGCCCCGTCCCGGACTCCCCCGGAGCGGCCGCGCCGCCCCCGGCGCCGCCGCCCAAGCCGCAGAGCTGGGGCGCCCAGTGGCGCACCCTCGTGCGGCGGTACGCGGCCGCGTTGAGCGCCGACCGCACATTCCTGGCGATCATGGTGGCGCTGCCGTTCGTGATGGGCGCGATGGCCCGGGCGCTGTCCGAGGGGCGGCTCGGTGCGGAGTCCACGCTGAACGTGCTGCTCATCCTGTGCGTGGGCGGCGTGCTGACCGGCGCGGCCAACGCCGTGCGGGAGCTGGTGAAGGAGCGGACCATCTACCGGAGGGAACGGGCCGTCGGCCTGTCCCGGTCGGCGTACCTGATGTCGAAGGTGACCGTGCTCGGGCTGGTCACGGTCGTGCAGGCCGTCGTGCTGACGCTGGTCGCGCTCGTCGGCGTGCCGATGGGCGTGCCCGACGGGCGCGGTGTGCTGTTGCCGCCGCTCGTGGAGGTGGCGGTGGCCGTGGCGGCGCTGTCGTTCACGGCGATGATGCTCGGCCTCTTCGTCTCCGCCCTGGTGCGCAAGGAGGAGGTCACCATGCCGCTGCTGGTCCTCCTCGCGATCGTGCAGGTGGTCTTCTGCGGGGCGCTGCTGTCGGTGCGCGGCACGCCCGTCCTGGAGCAGCTGGCGTGGCTGGTGCCCTCCCGGTGGGCGTTCGCCGCGATGGCGGCGACGGTCGACCTCGGGGCGACGGTGCCGGGCGAGCGGGCCCAGGACCCGCTGTTCGACCACACGCTGTCGGCCTGGCTCCTCGACATGGGCGCGCTCGTGGCGCTCGCCGTCGTCCTCGGCTTCGTGGTGGTGCGGCTGCTGCGCCGCCACGAACCGGTGATCATGCGAAAGTAG
- a CDS encoding YihY/virulence factor BrkB family protein, translating to MTNPGGGPADLSARSWRTVLKRTAKEFFDDELPDRAAALTYYGVLSVFPALLVMVSLLGVVGDSATRSVLDNLGGLAPGAVRDLLSDAVRQLQGSGSTSGVMAIVGLVAAVWSASGYVAAFIRAANTVYDLPEGRPVWKLTPLRVFLTLVLMVLLAVSAVIVVFTGPVARRAGEAIGAGEAAVVTWDIAKWPVLVVLVVLMVALLYWRAPNVRGPGLRWLGPGSVLAVFLWLLTSGGLALYVANFGAYNKTYGTLAGVVVFLVWLWLSNLAVLLGLELNAELARQRAIRGGLPPTEEPYVEPRDTRKWPSGLRGRAALWKRERGAQADGGPGGTGGHRLRDRLRRHGGRRRA from the coding sequence ATGACGAACCCTGGCGGAGGGCCGGCGGACCTGTCCGCCCGCTCGTGGCGAACGGTACTCAAGCGCACGGCCAAGGAGTTCTTCGACGACGAGCTGCCCGACCGGGCCGCCGCGCTGACCTACTACGGCGTCCTGTCGGTCTTCCCCGCCCTGCTCGTTATGGTCTCCCTGCTGGGCGTGGTCGGCGACTCGGCCACCCGGTCGGTACTGGACAACCTGGGCGGGCTGGCGCCCGGCGCCGTGCGGGACCTGCTGAGCGACGCGGTACGGCAGTTGCAGGGCAGCGGGTCCACGAGCGGGGTCATGGCGATCGTGGGCCTGGTGGCGGCCGTCTGGTCGGCGTCGGGGTACGTGGCGGCGTTCATCCGCGCGGCCAACACCGTGTACGACCTGCCGGAGGGCCGGCCGGTGTGGAAGCTGACGCCGCTGCGGGTCTTCCTCACCCTGGTGCTCATGGTGCTGCTGGCGGTCAGCGCGGTGATCGTGGTCTTCACCGGGCCGGTCGCGCGGCGCGCCGGGGAGGCGATCGGCGCCGGCGAGGCCGCCGTGGTCACGTGGGACATCGCCAAGTGGCCGGTGCTGGTGGTGCTCGTGGTGCTGATGGTGGCGCTGCTGTACTGGCGCGCGCCCAATGTGCGGGGGCCCGGTCTCCGCTGGCTCGGCCCCGGCAGCGTGCTCGCGGTCTTCCTGTGGCTGCTGACGTCCGGCGGCCTCGCCCTGTACGTCGCCAACTTCGGCGCGTACAACAAGACGTACGGGACGCTGGCCGGTGTGGTGGTCTTCCTGGTCTGGCTCTGGCTCTCCAACCTGGCGGTCCTGCTGGGCCTGGAGCTCAACGCCGAGCTGGCCCGGCAGCGGGCCATCCGCGGTGGCCTGCCGCCCACGGAGGAGCCGTACGTGGAGCCGCGCGACACGAGGAAGTGGCCGTCCGGGCTCCGCGGACGCGCCGCCCTGTGGAAGCGGGAACGCGGCGCGCAGGCCGACGGGGGTCCGGGGGGAACCGGCGGGCACCGGCTCAGGGACCGGCTCCGCCGCCACGGCGGCCGACGGCGCGCCTGA
- a CDS encoding MmyB family transcriptional regulator has product MDKVALRFLLRERRALIAPESHGLSRPARQGRRAPGLSQAQIDQLLHRAPDTYGRLESGRYANPPVDLLEDVARLLGMNEHEWVALWRYALGQDPPHPLNARAGEAVPGTWQLALDGVTHMAYISDRSWNLLAYNEPFAALFPGRRVPANVMRWMTVEPEARSVLRHWETSWAPLVLPQLRAAIAADPEDPTLCGIEKEVLDDPPAARVYESARAYVHPDGSERPVHHAEHGPGWITVCAAQPMAAPRARLLILPFRAGEHHSGGRLRPLRARG; this is encoded by the coding sequence TTGGACAAGGTCGCCCTGCGTTTCCTGCTGCGGGAGCGCCGTGCCCTGATCGCACCTGAGAGCCATGGGCTGTCGCGCCCCGCCCGGCAGGGCCGGCGGGCCCCGGGCCTGTCGCAGGCGCAGATCGACCAGCTGCTGCACCGGGCGCCGGACACGTACGGCCGCCTGGAGTCGGGCCGGTACGCCAACCCGCCGGTGGACCTGCTGGAGGACGTGGCGCGGCTGCTCGGCATGAACGAGCACGAGTGGGTGGCCCTGTGGCGGTACGCCCTCGGCCAGGACCCGCCGCACCCGCTGAACGCGCGGGCCGGCGAGGCGGTCCCCGGCACGTGGCAACTTGCCCTCGACGGCGTCACCCACATGGCGTACATCAGTGATCGGTCGTGGAACCTGCTGGCGTACAACGAGCCGTTCGCCGCGCTCTTTCCCGGCCGCCGGGTGCCGGCCAACGTGATGCGGTGGATGACGGTCGAGCCGGAGGCCCGGTCGGTGCTGCGGCACTGGGAGACCTCGTGGGCGCCGCTCGTCCTGCCACAGCTGCGCGCCGCCATCGCGGCGGACCCGGAGGACCCGACGCTGTGCGGCATCGAGAAGGAGGTGCTCGACGACCCGCCGGCCGCGCGCGTGTACGAGTCCGCGAGGGCGTACGTCCACCCCGACGGGAGCGAGCGCCCGGTGCACCACGCCGAGCACGGTCCCGGGTGGATCACCGTGTGCGCCGCGCAGCCCATGGCGGCGCCCCGCGCCCGGCTGCTGATCCTGCCGTTCCGCGCCGGGGAGCACCACTCCGGGGGACGGCTGCGGCCCCTGCGGGCCAGGGGCTGA